One genomic segment of Stigmatopora argus isolate UIUO_Sarg chromosome 1, RoL_Sarg_1.0, whole genome shotgun sequence includes these proteins:
- the LOC144078909 gene encoding gamma-crystallin M3-like, whose product MVATSTGVIMGKITLFEEKNFQGRSYECTSDCSDIHLHLSRCSSCRVENGCFVLYDRSNFIGNQVFLKRGEYPDLMRVGSMTGVGAVVMDTVRSCRLIPMHRGQFRVKIYELENFGGQMQELLEDCESLQDRLYMSDCQSCNVTEGHWLLFEQPNFRGRVIYVRPGEHRSLRESSLSNVMKISSIRRIMDMC is encoded by the exons ATGGTTGCAACAAGTACAGGCGTCATCATGGGAAAG ATCACATTGTTTGAGGAGAAGAACTTCCAGGGTCGCTCTTACGAGTGCACCAGCGACTGCTCCGATATCCACCTGCACCTGAGCCGATGCAGCTCCTGCCGGGTGGAGAATGGCTGCTTCGTTCTTTACGACCGCTCCAACTTCATCGGAAACCAGGTTTTCCTGAAGAGAGGCGAATACCCTGACCTGATGCGTGTCGGGAGCATGACGGGCGTCGGGGCGGTGGTGATGGACACCGTTCGCTCTTGCCGTCTGATCCCCATG CACAGGGGACAGTTCCGGGTGAAAATCTACGAGCTGGAGAATTTCGGGGGCCAGATGCAAGAGCTGCTTGAGGACTGCGAGTCCCTGCAGGACCGCCTGTACATGTCCGACTGCCAGTCCTGCAACGTGACGGAGGGCCACTGGCTGCTGTTTGAGCAACCCAACTTCCGTGGCCGCGTGATATACGTGAGACCTGGGGAGCACAGGAGCCTGCGGGAGAGCAGCCTGAGCAACGTTATGAAGATCAGCTCCATTAGACGTATCATGGATATGTGCTGA
- the LOC144078933 gene encoding gamma-crystallin M2-like, translating into MGKIIFYEDRNFQGRSYECNTECPDLHTHFNRCNSIRVESGEWMVYEKPNFSGYQYFLKKGDYADYQRWMGFNDCVRSCRMIPKLQGSHRLVIYERPDFKGQAMELTDDCPSLYDRFHRQEIHSCHGLESHWILYEHPHYRGRQYLVRPGKYASFQEWGSPNPRVGSIKRITL; encoded by the exons ATGGGCAAG ATCATCTTTTACGAGGACAGAAATTTCCAGGGTCGCTCGTACGAGTGCAACACCGAATGTCCGGACCTGCACACGCACTTCAATCGCTGCAACTCTATCAGAGTGGAAAGCGGGGAATGGATGGTGTATGAGAAACCCAACTTTTCTGGTTACCAATACTTCCTAAAAAAAGGCGACTATGCCGACTACCAACGCTGGATGGGATTCAATGACTGCGTGAGATCCTGCCGCATGATTCCCAAG CTTCAAGGATCTCACAGACTGGTCATCTACGAGCGCCCTGACTTCAAAGGTCAAGCCATGGAGCTGACAGACGATTGCCCTTCATTGTACGATCGCTTCCATCGTCAAGAAATCCACTCTTGCCATGGTTTGGAAAGCCACTGGATCCTCTATGAGCATCCCCATTACAGGGGCCGCCAGTATCTGGTGCGTCCTGGGAAATACGCAAGCTTTCAGGAATGGGGGAGTCCCAATCCAAGGGTGGGTTCCATCAAACGAATTACCCTGTAG
- the elk1 gene encoding ETS domain-containing protein Elk-1 isoform X1, protein MDSNPLINAMDPSITLWQFLLHLLDDQRQRHLISWTGEDGEFKLLDAEEVARLWGLRKNKHNMNYDKLSRALRYYYDKNIIKKVSGQKFVYRFVSQPDPSLPDGTQIPEDGQRRDNPDASIQSKNCLSNNIAQKSSLGNSQKSSRNDYMKSGLYSTFTIQSLQAAPNPRPIKAELLLEPVPKLDRAPREVSSPSVVSDPARQVIVAHPSPCPTPVVSPQTVGNPPGQSQNPPAPPLSDHRPIYLTSIRDSSSLNPLLPLTPVGGSVSPVQPLHSTLSPQTPPQEDGGGLANVTGFAPQPTPPQPVLVIINPAPSQQQQRGTVSSTPSSIVPPLARPPLLPIFIKEETQLSEEALMEIVTIEDKQGEELPQLICGTGDPQTSITVVDATPPPSVQPRQGRQEEEKKNTQTDSSVPAVTSPNSTSDVIPPKPKKPRGLELPSLPPGLSLDKVNAAVNSLLAPGSATNTLTPTVITSHALTPILLTPSPLPSTIHFWSTLSPIAPRSPAKLSFQFPTNGSNQIHIPALSVDGLSTPVVLSPGPQKP, encoded by the exons CCATGGACCCATCCATCACGCTCTGGCAGTTCTTGCTCCACCTGCTCGATGACCAGCGCCAGCGTCACTTGATCTCGTGGACCGGCGAGGATGGCGAGTTCAAGCTTCTAGACGCCGAAGAAGTGGCTCGACTGTGGGGGCTGCGCAAGAACAAACACAACATGAACTACGACAAACTAAGCCGCGCTCTCAGATATTACTATGATAAG AACATCATCAAGAAGGTGAGTGGACAGAAATTCGTGTACAGGTTTGTGAGCCAGCCTGACCCATCCCTGCCCGATGGGACTCAAATCCCTGAAGACGGCCAGAGGCGAGACAACCCAGATGCCAGCATCCAATCAAAAAACTGTCTGTCCAATAACATAGCACAG AAGTCGTCGCTCGGGAACTCGCAGAAGAGTTCTCGAAACGACTACATGAAGTCTGGCCTCTACTCCACCTTCACCATCCAATCTCTTCAGGCCGCGCCAAACCCTCGGCCCATCAAAGCGGAATTGCTGCTTGAACCCGTCCCCAAGCTAGACCGTGCACCCAGAGAG GTTTCCTCTCCATCAGTGGTCAGTGATCCAGCTCGCCAGGTGATCGTTGCTCATCCGTCCCCGTGTCCGACTCCCGTGGTTAGCCCCCAGACAGTTGGCAACCCTCCCGGCCAGTCACAG aATCCCCCTGCGCCACCTCTAAGCGACCATCGCCCCATTTACCTCACCAGCATCAGGGACTCATCCTCGCTTAACCCCCTCCTTCCACTAACACCCGTCGGGGGCTCTGTGAGTCCCGTCCAGCCTCTGCACTCGACCCTCAGCCCCCAAACACCACCGCAGGAGGACGGGGGAGGATTGGCCAACGTCACTGGCTTTGCTCCTCAACCGACTCCCCCTCAGCCCGTCTTGGTCATCATCAACCCTGCTCCTTCGCAGCAGCAGCAACGCGGCACCGTATCGTCCACTCCATCCTCTATTGTCCCACCCTTAGCCCGCCCGCCCCTGTTGCCCATCTTCATCAAGGAGGAGACCCAGCTGTCAGAGGAGGCGCTCATGGAGATTGTGACGATAGAGGATAAACAGGGGGAGGAG CTTCCTCAACTCATTTGCGGCACGGGTGACCCACAGACGTCAATCACCGTTGTTGATGCCACGCCCCCACCGAGTGTCCAGCCCCGGCAGGGGAgacaagaggaagaaaaaaagaacacacaaaCAG ACTCGTCAGTACCCGCGGTGACATCACCAAACTCCACTTCAGATGTCATTCCTCCCAAACCGAAGAAGCCTCGAGGCTTGGAGCTACCGTCCCTTCCACCGGGGCTGTCCCTCGATAAG GTCAACGCTGCTGTCAACAGTCTGCTAGCTCCCGGGTCTGCCACCAACACGCTGACGCCCACCGTCATCACCTCGCATGCGCTG ACACCCATCCTGTTGACTCCCAGCCCGCTTCCCTCAACCATCCACTTCTGGAGCACGCTCAGTCCCATTGCGCCTCGCTCTCCCGCTAAGCTTTCCTTCCAG TTCCCGACAAATGGCAGTAACCAGATTCACATCCCAGCACTGAGTGTTGATGGTCTGTCAACCCCTGTGGTTCTGTCCCCTGGTCCCCAGAAGCCCTGA
- the elk1 gene encoding ETS domain-containing protein Elk-1 isoform X2, with translation MDSNPLINAMDPSITLWQFLLHLLDDQRQRHLISWTGEDGEFKLLDAEEVARLWGLRKNKHNMNYDKLSRALRYYYDKNIIKKVSGQKFVYRFVSQPDPSLPDGTQIPEDGQRRDNPDASIQSKNCLSNNIAQSSLGNSQKSSRNDYMKSGLYSTFTIQSLQAAPNPRPIKAELLLEPVPKLDRAPREVSSPSVVSDPARQVIVAHPSPCPTPVVSPQTVGNPPGQSQNPPAPPLSDHRPIYLTSIRDSSSLNPLLPLTPVGGSVSPVQPLHSTLSPQTPPQEDGGGLANVTGFAPQPTPPQPVLVIINPAPSQQQQRGTVSSTPSSIVPPLARPPLLPIFIKEETQLSEEALMEIVTIEDKQGEELPQLICGTGDPQTSITVVDATPPPSVQPRQGRQEEEKKNTQTDSSVPAVTSPNSTSDVIPPKPKKPRGLELPSLPPGLSLDKVNAAVNSLLAPGSATNTLTPTVITSHALTPILLTPSPLPSTIHFWSTLSPIAPRSPAKLSFQFPTNGSNQIHIPALSVDGLSTPVVLSPGPQKP, from the exons CCATGGACCCATCCATCACGCTCTGGCAGTTCTTGCTCCACCTGCTCGATGACCAGCGCCAGCGTCACTTGATCTCGTGGACCGGCGAGGATGGCGAGTTCAAGCTTCTAGACGCCGAAGAAGTGGCTCGACTGTGGGGGCTGCGCAAGAACAAACACAACATGAACTACGACAAACTAAGCCGCGCTCTCAGATATTACTATGATAAG AACATCATCAAGAAGGTGAGTGGACAGAAATTCGTGTACAGGTTTGTGAGCCAGCCTGACCCATCCCTGCCCGATGGGACTCAAATCCCTGAAGACGGCCAGAGGCGAGACAACCCAGATGCCAGCATCCAATCAAAAAACTGTCTGTCCAATAACATAGCACAG TCGTCGCTCGGGAACTCGCAGAAGAGTTCTCGAAACGACTACATGAAGTCTGGCCTCTACTCCACCTTCACCATCCAATCTCTTCAGGCCGCGCCAAACCCTCGGCCCATCAAAGCGGAATTGCTGCTTGAACCCGTCCCCAAGCTAGACCGTGCACCCAGAGAG GTTTCCTCTCCATCAGTGGTCAGTGATCCAGCTCGCCAGGTGATCGTTGCTCATCCGTCCCCGTGTCCGACTCCCGTGGTTAGCCCCCAGACAGTTGGCAACCCTCCCGGCCAGTCACAG aATCCCCCTGCGCCACCTCTAAGCGACCATCGCCCCATTTACCTCACCAGCATCAGGGACTCATCCTCGCTTAACCCCCTCCTTCCACTAACACCCGTCGGGGGCTCTGTGAGTCCCGTCCAGCCTCTGCACTCGACCCTCAGCCCCCAAACACCACCGCAGGAGGACGGGGGAGGATTGGCCAACGTCACTGGCTTTGCTCCTCAACCGACTCCCCCTCAGCCCGTCTTGGTCATCATCAACCCTGCTCCTTCGCAGCAGCAGCAACGCGGCACCGTATCGTCCACTCCATCCTCTATTGTCCCACCCTTAGCCCGCCCGCCCCTGTTGCCCATCTTCATCAAGGAGGAGACCCAGCTGTCAGAGGAGGCGCTCATGGAGATTGTGACGATAGAGGATAAACAGGGGGAGGAG CTTCCTCAACTCATTTGCGGCACGGGTGACCCACAGACGTCAATCACCGTTGTTGATGCCACGCCCCCACCGAGTGTCCAGCCCCGGCAGGGGAgacaagaggaagaaaaaaagaacacacaaaCAG ACTCGTCAGTACCCGCGGTGACATCACCAAACTCCACTTCAGATGTCATTCCTCCCAAACCGAAGAAGCCTCGAGGCTTGGAGCTACCGTCCCTTCCACCGGGGCTGTCCCTCGATAAG GTCAACGCTGCTGTCAACAGTCTGCTAGCTCCCGGGTCTGCCACCAACACGCTGACGCCCACCGTCATCACCTCGCATGCGCTG ACACCCATCCTGTTGACTCCCAGCCCGCTTCCCTCAACCATCCACTTCTGGAGCACGCTCAGTCCCATTGCGCCTCGCTCTCCCGCTAAGCTTTCCTTCCAG TTCCCGACAAATGGCAGTAACCAGATTCACATCCCAGCACTGAGTGTTGATGGTCTGTCAACCCCTGTGGTTCTGTCCCCTGGTCCCCAGAAGCCCTGA